DNA sequence from the Lynx canadensis isolate LIC74 chromosome B2, mLynCan4.pri.v2, whole genome shotgun sequence genome:
tctgttttttctcttaaagtcctcatatgagtgaagtcatatgatttttgtctttctctgactgactgatttcacttagcataataccccccagttccatccgtgtagttgcaaatggcacgatttcattcttttttgattgctgagtaatactccattgtatgtttataccacatcttctttatccattcatccattggtggacatttgggctctttccatactttggccattgttgatagtgttgctataaacacgggggtgcacacacatattttatagtACTTTCAGCCTACTAGGCTGAGACTAAAAGACATTTTGTACCTATGACGGATGCAGACACAGGtccattatttgatttttcttacattaaatattatgattttcttttctgataatatataattaattaatatgaaCGATGGCAATTTCATGAGTCCATAATTTATTCAAAGAGTTACTTATACAATCCCATGCCCTGTCTTATAACATGCTAAATTCACATCCTGccaacattttattgttttgaagattgcttttaaaaattgctaaatgCTTGGTCTTGACAGGAAACACGTGATAAGAAAGAATGGACAAGAAAAATGGAAGTTCTTTCACTGGCTTTATCCTGCTGGGTTTCTCTGACCGGCCTCAGCTGGAGCGAGTCCTCTTTGTGGTTCTTCTGATCTTCTATCTGCTCACCCTGCTGGGAAACACAAGCATCATTGCGTTGTCCCGCCTGGACCCACACCTGCAGactcccatgtactttttcctgtCCAACCTAAGCTTTCTGGACCTGTGTTACACGACCAGCACTGTTCCTCAGCTGCTGGTTCATCTCAGGAGAGAAGACAAGTCTATCTCTTTCGGCGGCTGTGTAGCTCAGATGTTCGTTGCTCTAGGGTTGGGATGCACAGAATGCATTCTGTTAGGGGTGATGGCATTTGACCGCTACGCAGCCGTCTGCAGGCCCCTGCACTACACAGTGATCATGCACCCCCGTCTCTGTGCCCTGATGGCTTCTGCATCATGGTTCCTTGGTTTTGCTACCTCCTCATTGCAGACAGTGCTCACCTTCCTTGTACCACTctgtgggagaaataaaatagaccACTTCCTTTGCGAGATGCCCCCACTGCTCAAGCTTGCCTG
Encoded proteins:
- the LOC115514768 gene encoding putative olfactory receptor 2B8; translation: MDKKNGSSFTGFILLGFSDRPQLERVLFVVLLIFYLLTLLGNTSIIALSRLDPHLQTPMYFFLSNLSFLDLCYTTSTVPQLLVHLRREDKSISFGGCVAQMFVALGLGCTECILLGVMAFDRYAAVCRPLHYTVIMHPRLCALMASASWFLGFATSSLQTVLTFLVPLCGRNKIDHFLCEMPPLLKLACVDTTVYESELLFVGVIILFIPVALITFSYGHVVRVVLRIKSAAGQRKVFGTCGSHLTVVSLFYGTAIYAYLQPSNNYSQDQGKFISLFYTIVTPMVNPFIYTLRNKDVTGAMKKVLCRGYDSR